From the genome of Leptolyngbyaceae cyanobacterium:
AGTAGCAGCTTGAACTCGAATTTCTGGAACGGCTGTAGTTTCCCAAAGGCGTCCTTGTCGGGGTGGCCCTAAAGTATATAAATTTTGGGAAACTACGCCATCAACATCTAGTAAAGCACCGTTGGGGGCTACATCTAAGCCGATCGCTAAAGCATCGGAACGGATTAAACCTTGCGATCGCAAATTTTGAATTAACGGATGTTGAAATTTGCGATAGTCGCATTCCGTACCAGTACAATTAATTACCCGTCCGACTCGTACCACTTCAGTATCGGTAGTCTGTCGTTTGCGAATCGCGACATTTACTCCATCCGCATCTTCTTCGTAAGCTTGAATGCGACCGGCATGAACGCGCATTTGTCCGGAATTTAACATAGTCGCTACTTTTTCGGCTACGCCAGGGGATACTCGGTGACGATGTACTTCCCAATAGATGCGGACGTGGCGGAGGAAACGTCTCTGTTCGTCTAACGGTAATTGCTGCCAAAGTTGCTGGGTAATCGGACGCAACGAATCCAGTACCGCACGCCAATCGTCACCTTGCGCGATCGCATTTTTCACTTCCCGACGCACTACCCGAAATAAACTCCTTATCGTTTTCGGTGCTGTTTCGCTACTGAGGAAAGCAGGATACGGCTTGGTAAACTTATGGGGATGAGGTAGCAGCCCGTGACGGGAAACTACGTGAATTTCTCCTTGGTGACCTTGTTCTGTTAACGCAACCGCCAAATCTAACATAGTCAATCCCGATCCGATCAGCAAAACTGCATCGTTCGGTTCTATATCTGTCAGTGCGTGGGGAGACCAAGGGTAACTAATATAACGCAAACTAGTATAAAAAGAGCGATCGGCAATCGGCGGATCGCTAGGAGGAAAATTCCCCAAAGCAAGCACTATCTTGTGCGCTGGGAATTTCTCACCCGTGCTTAAACAAACTATGACACGATCCCGATCCGCTTGAATTGCGATCGCTTCATTTTTAATTCTTTCCAAACGACCGTATTGGGAAGTTGCTTCTGCTTCCTTTAAGACTGTCTGAATATACTCTCCGTAAATTTTGCGCGGGACAAAAGTATCTGGTTTGACAATTTCAGCTAAGTCCGGTCTTGTTTTTATCCATCGCAAAAAATGTTCCGGATCGTCAGGAAAAGCGCTCATTTTGCCTGCTGGAACATTTAATAAATGACTCTCATATTTAGTGCCGTAAGCCACTCCTTTTCCCATCACACTTTTACGCTCAATTATTTTAATTTCTATGGGAAAAGTAGCATTTTTTAACAGATGAGCCGCCACTAGAGTACCGCTAAACCCAGCACCAATAATGGCGATCGTGGTACGAAAAATATCTTTATTCAAGGCTTTAAAAAGAGTAATTAGTAAGTTAAAAGGATTGAC
Proteins encoded in this window:
- a CDS encoding FAD/NAD(P)-binding protein, with the translated sequence MNKDIFRTTIAIIGAGFSGTLVAAHLLKNATFPIEIKIIERKSVMGKGVAYGTKYESHLLNVPAGKMSAFPDDPEHFLRWIKTRPDLAEIVKPDTFVPRKIYGEYIQTVLKEAEATSQYGRLERIKNEAIAIQADRDRVIVCLSTGEKFPAHKIVLALGNFPPSDPPIADRSFYTSLRYISYPWSPHALTDIEPNDAVLLIGSGLTMLDLAVALTEQGHQGEIHVVSRHGLLPHPHKFTKPYPAFLSSETAPKTIRSLFRVVRREVKNAIAQGDDWRAVLDSLRPITQQLWQQLPLDEQRRFLRHVRIYWEVHRHRVSPGVAEKVATMLNSGQMRVHAGRIQAYEEDADGVNVAIRKRQTTDTEVVRVGRVINCTGTECDYRKFQHPLIQNLRSQGLIRSDALAIGLDVAPNGALLDVDGVVSQNLYTLGPPRQGRLWETTAVPEIRVQAATLAKELMQTLSFHSSFLHN